Sequence from the Prionailurus bengalensis isolate Pbe53 chromosome A3, Fcat_Pben_1.1_paternal_pri, whole genome shotgun sequence genome:
GGAGTTGTTTGGTGGGTGTTTCAGCCACGTGGGATGGGGGCTCCAGGATCTGTTGCGCAGCGTGTGCATGTGGTtgacaatactgtattgtatgccTGAAAGTTATCGAGGggtaagttgtgtgtgtgtgtgttttgccacCATAAAAAGAATCAATGTCGTTTACCGCATTAACCGAAGTGAAAAAAAGCAGCACATaataatgcagaaaaagcacttgacgaATTCAACCAAAGCTTAGCAAACTATACACGGAAGGAAAATTCTTTAATCTGATAAAGGGAATCTCCGGTAAAGCAATAACAAGTAATACTGGTCAAATAGTCAAGTTTTTCACCTGATTGTGAAGGAGATAAGAATGCTCACTATTCCACTTTAATTCAGTATTGTATTTGGGGTCCTTGGCCGgtaaagcaagaaagaaaaataacaggttGGATAAGGAaaaaagggcaggggagggcagaaggtTGGGACTTAAGCTTGAAGATATCAAAGCAAGCCAAACCGCACTATATCATGTATACAACACTACAAGAAATGTTTTTTCTAAATCATCAATTTGTAAGAGAAACTGACAGACTACAAAGTTTTATCCTGCTAAACTACAAATATCTCACTTTGATATTGATCCGAAATGTTTAATAGAATGACCCTTCCCcacataattaaaacaatttaccTTTTAAACACTTACTTCGGTAGCAATATAGTCTATCCTTTGAAGTAGAAAAAAGACCCAAACTGTCTTAGCAAACATTAAACTGACCTTAAGTATATCATCTGTGATCAATTTAGTAAAACTACGTTTCCAACATTTTTCCAAGCATCAACACGGACGATTTAAAGTACTTTTTGATTGAGGGAGGTGGACAAAAAAGGACACACGATCTATCAAAACGCAAAACCCTGTCACTTAACATTATAACTCACACGTTCAAGACCTCATCCGAGTGCTAAAAACACAAGACAGATCTCAGAAACAGTAATATAACCGAAAATGACAGCATCCAATACATTACGACAACAAAGCCCCTTATATAAAGGAGTTGAGGTATTCAGGCTCTTCCATacattcctggaaaaaaaatgcaaataaatgtatCTTTTGGGTAACACAGCCATCTTCCTCAGGTCAGACTCTCCCATCCACCTCAGTACTGCGGAAATGTTCCATCGATTTTGGCAGCCCACGCCATAAGGCCCCCCACAACATCTTGAACTGTGTAAGATTCTAACTCCTGGACTGCTGTCAAGGACTGCAGGATCTTCACGGCTTTCTGGGAGTCATTGCCCAGTTTGCAAATCACATAAACCGGGAAAGCTGCCCCTTCCTGTGTGCCCTGCTTCCCTTCCCGGATAGCTTCTCCTAAGAGTTCCAGGCTCTCTGCATCCCTCCGTTCCAAACGTTTCAAAGGGATGTGTAAGGCATGAGGCAAACGACAGATGTCCACCTCCACTTGAGGCCTAACGTCCAGCAACAGGTGGGGTGAGCCGGAATCCAGAAGTCGCTTATAGTCGGTGACCGAAACTCGCTCCTCTGGGCTCAGCAACCGCAGAGAGCGGCACTTATCAGTGGCTGAGGAGCCACAGAAAGCTTCGTAGTCCTGCAGGGCAGTCACTGTGGGCCGCTCCCCACAAGCTGCACAGTCAGGCCTGCGGCCCCGAAGCTGAATACAACGAAAATGGCCTCTGAGCGCATCAAAGATCAACAGGCTGCCGCTGTAAGACGGGCCCAGGCCTGCTGCGATCTTCAACACTTCCAGCGCCTGCAAGCAGCCCAGGACCCCGGTTACGACACCGAGCACCCCGCCATCCGCGCAGTTGGTCACCGTCTCCGCTGGAGGTGGCTGAGGGAATACGCAGCGGTAGCAAGGCCCGCCGTCATAGTGGTAGACCGTGATTTGGCCCTCAAAGCGCAGGGCGCTGGCTGACACGAGAGGCCGGCCGGCTAGCACACATGCGTCATTAACCAGGTAGCGAGTGGGCACGTTGTCAGAGCAGTCAGCCACCACGTCATAGCGGCGGACTAAGTCTAGCGCCGTGGCTGGCGTAAGCGCCTCTGCATAAGGCACGCACTCCACCGCCGAATTGAGGCGGCGCAGCGAGGCGGCGGCCGAAAAGACCTTGGCCTGCCCGGCCAGTGCCTCGCCATGCAGCACCTGGCGGGCCAAGTTGCTCATTTCTACTACGTCGTAGTCCACAAGGCCAAGGCGGCCTACGCCGGCCGCTGCCAGGTACTGCGCCAGTGGGCAGCCGAGCCCACCGCAGCCCACTACTAGCACCGATGCAGCGGCCAGGCGCAGCTGTCCCTGCACGCCCAGCTCAGGAAGCACCAACTGCCGGCTATAGCGCAAAATCTCATCTCGAGACAGGGAGGCCTTCGGCGGCAGGGGTGATACCGAAACCAGCCGCTCTGGCTCCTGCTCCGCCAAAATAGCCGCCGCCAGCTTCTGCTTCAGGAAACTCAGCTCCTCCTCGCGCTGGGCAACTTGAGCCTGCAAGGCGAGTACCTCCTCCCTGGAAGCCATGGCGCCCCTCCCGGAAGTTGTCCTGAAGAGCATTTCCGCTTCCGGCTTGCCGTCTCCTAGCGACTGGAATAAACTAAATAATTTTACGGAGCTGGGGAAAAAAGCGAAAACTAGACATGCACTTGCTGAAGAAACCCTAAGATTCAAGTTTAAAGATTTATAGTTCCTGGATATTTCCAACGTAACCATGAGGAGAGCCTTAGGAGAACTAGAAGCTGGCCACATGGACTGTCTCCCTCTTCCCGAATTTGGTACGGTCCGACCCGCCCCTTCCCGCGCCACGTGACGTCATTCCGTTTCCGGCGTCTCGCGCAGTTCCGCCATGGCCTCCGAGGAAGCGAGCGGTAGCCTTCGTAGGTCTCGGCGGGAGCCGGAGGGGCGCGTCCCGCGACAGGACAAGTATTCGGTGCTTTTGCCCACTTACAACGAGCGCGAGAACCTACCGCTCATCGTGTGGCTGCTGGTGAAAAGCTTCTCCGAGAGGTAGCGTGCCCTGCCGCCCTCCCTGAGGAATGAGATGAGCTGGCTTCGCCGGCCTGGGTGTCGGCAGTTGGCTGCGCGAGGAGTCCCTGCAGGCCTCCCTTCGGCTCTTGAGGGAAGCCTCGGGGAGAAGGCCACCCTGCGAGAAAGAGGCGGCGGATACTTCTGGGGTTCATTCTGTGTCTCGGGTTCTCATTCTTGCCCTTGGGTTTTATGAGATGTTCCTTTTATTGTACActcccatcctctgtcccccaaccccaccccacgcCCCTGGTTGTCTTTTTCTTGGTAGCGTTGTCCACCTTTTCAGTCGGAGCGAGGTTGAAAGCTTGACCTCACTCCTACTTCTGGGTGGTCAGGATGCGGCAGGAGCCGGGAGACTAACCGAGCACGCTCACTCCCGCCCCCGTGCTGAGTGCTTATGTAAGCATGAGGTTTGATCTCTGTGGGTTAGGGAGCTGCTGCTGGCCTGGGCAACTTCGTTGGTCACTAGTGGATGTTTGGTGTGGTTGCTAGAAACTGGGGCTTTTAGAGTTTGAATTTGAAAGTGTTATacaatgtttttaagatttcGGAAGATCCTGGTATCAGTATGAAGTAGCTTGTTTTAGATCCAGTGGGATCGCGTATAGATGAAGATCTTTCTGTATCAACACATACAAACTTCGaaaattaagtaactttccaTATGGCTGTGTTATAATTTAACCAGGTCATCTCCGTGAACACAGATTATTTCTAgagctttcttgtttttcttttttgacttttgttttacGAATGAAAACAGGTACTTTGTTCACACCATATTGTCCAGCATTTAGAAGAGCGCTTGACACACACTGAATGCTCCTTTATTAAATGACTGTTACAGCAAACATGCTGATACTTTTACTAGTGTACTGGGGATAAAGTCTTCAggatggaattactgggtcaacTGATGTGCTTAAAATGGACAGTTattccctctcctgcttgcatggtcacccttgctctctctcaaaaaacaacaacaacaaaaaactaaaactttaggggctcctggtggctcagttggttgggcatctgacttcaacccaggtcatgatctcgcagctggtGACTGCCACCCCCATACctgccctcagtgcagagcccactttggatcttctgtctccctctctctctgcccctcccctacacactctctctctctctctctctctctctctctttcaaaaatataaaaatcaacaaattgcTCGCAGAAAAAATGATCGTACCACCTTAGGACTAGCATTATTTGGAGAGTGCCTGTTTCCCTACCAACCAGCCAACCTGAGCTTTATCAAACTTAACGTTTTTGAAAATGCTAATTGGtgaaaaatactgctttttttaaaaaaaatttattttatttattttgagagagagagagagagagagagagagagagagagagagagagaatcccaggcaggccccacactgccagcacagagcccaacgtggagctcagactcacgaaTCATGAAAttacctaagccgaaatcaagaatcagacgcaaaccgactgagccacccaggcgccctgtaactAACTGTCTTAATGTACGTGGCTCCTTGCAGTTTTTGTActcatatctttttctttattttttattttggtttttacaaCCACTTTGCAAATTAGAGAAATTATCTTAATATAGTTGatcttgtttattttgtcttctgattctcaaatattttttactttaatctgAGTGATGTTTAATGAAGGAAACAACTATTTTCAGATATGGTCAGATTACTTAAAGGGAGTTTAGCTTGATTCCTTTAAACTACCCTTACCCTCAGGTGTTCTGGGCACTTTGAAATGAGAGAAAGGAATAATTTGCTTATGAATGACTTCATTTCTTTATGAAGTATATCTCTTTCAGCATATCAACTGGAATCAACATCTTAACAGGTTTTGGCTTGTTAAGTACTAAAGCACCTAGGGGAGAAGGCTTAACAGATGGGCTGATTTTACCCTTCTTTTTGGATTTTGGGGCTGACTTTTGAAAGCCTTTTAACAGAATGAATGTTTTCTTGCTGATTTCCTTACATATGTTTATTAAAACCAAGAGGAAACAGTGTTGTGGGAGTTTGGTGTGCTTCCTTTACTTTGTCCTTAAGTTTCCCAATAAAGTTATccgaaaaaaaatccaaaagggGGGTGGAGGAAGATGCAGTGATCACATGTACATCCAAGTATTGTGTTGGCTTATTTTTAGAATAGAAACTGTAACATAAAGTTAATGGAGAGCCAGCAgagagattttaattttgaagcaCATTAAAATCTTATGTAATTTTCTGTGCTCTTTCTAATGACGTGAGATAATGGTACAACTATTTGAAATAGTGGGGTAAAGATTATGTCACCATTTTAAAGAGGGTTTTTTAACAGATGAAATGAAATCCTATTTGTTCCTgattatgttatttaaatttatttgggaTTAAATTGAAAAGACTATTCAGTCTaaggtggctcaatgggttgtggccaactcttgatttctgctcaagtcatgatctcgcggtttgtgtgtTAGAGGCCTGCTTGGGCCTCTGCCTCCATGCTGagtgcctggagtctgcttgggattctgtcttcccttctctatgcttcaccaccccccccccgccgccccaatgcacactgtctctctcaaatagaacattaaaaataaataaaagaatattaactcAGCAACTCAGTCAAGttgagatatctttttttttttaagcttttttttttttttttttttttgagagacagagacaaagcgccagcctggggaggggcagagagagtggaagacacagaatctgaagcaggctccagtctctgagctgtcagcacagagcctgacgtggggctcgaattcatgaaccgcaaaatcatcacctgagctgaagtcagacgctcaactgactgagccatccaggcgccccttgagatatcttttaaatgtacttttgaaatattttttataactaaGACTTGATGCTAAGGTTCTATAATACCATTTCCAAAGTAGGTAAGTAAAGTTTTATGATATTCTATGGTATATAATGGACGGATGTATATGTAATCGCTGTGAGTTTTTAAACTAAAGAGTGTGTTTTTGatttgagaatttatttttatctcaggACTTCATTGTAACGTTTTTATCCATAGGCTGCCGAGTTTGGAGATAAAGTACTAAATGTTTGACATTTGTTTCATTTGGTAATTGAAGTTTTCTTTGGTGATTAATATGACATAAATTTCCACTTATATTGGTGAGGaaatagtaattttaaagttattttttaattggagagtATTGTCTCTGCAAGcaatacaaactttttttttaattttagtggaaTCAGCTATGAAATTATAATCATAGATGATGGAAGCCCAGATGGAACAAGGGATGTTGCTGAACAGTTGGAGAAGATCTATGGGTCAGACAAAATTGTAAGTCATGTGAACATTCTTCTATCACATTAGTTGTGTTTGTAGGGGAAAGATGAGAAATGACAATACTTAAAGTCAATCTTTTTCtagaaactgaaatgaaaaagaacatctTGCTTGagtttttccatgtctttggTAAATTGGGTCAGTAGCAATTTTACAGCAAAATAGTGAGCCTTTGGATAAAGTCTGTTTTCAGAACTTACTCTGCAGATGAGTTTTCTTGAGGGGCAAAATTAAAGCATGATATTGACAGGAATATTAATGGAACTGGATTGCAATTAGTAATATGTGTCATGATCTTTCTTGCTCCCCTTTTTTGCAACTATAAAAGCTTGTAGCTGGGAAACGTGATCGTTTCCATGTGAAGTTGGCATCTTTCTATTTGTCAGAGCACTTGGCATCTTTCTTTGTAGAACAATCATCTGGGAGTAGATTGACTCTCTGAGTCTTGAACTTTATAGAGTTTCCCACTGTACTTTAAAGGGTGTTGTTTTTCTGCTGGAGTAACTTAGATGTAGAATTCATTTTATAAtggctttataatttttattttttattaaaatgttttttttaatgtttatttttgagggatagagagaggctgagtgtgagcaggggaggggcagagagaatctgaagcaggctccaggctccaagctgtcagcacagagcctgatggcacagagcctgacaggcagggctcaaactcaggaagctCGAGATTGTGatatgagccaaagttggacacttaactgactcagccgcccctataatttttatttttgaccactggtttatttttataatggtttTTATTCATAAGTGTTTGAATACACTTGTGAGCTCTACTTTAGGTAATTTTGGGGCCCAAGCAGACAGTTGAATCCAGATTTAAACACATTCTGAGCATTGGGTATTTTAGAATTCGTATGGACCAGAGTTTCTCAGTCTTGGAACAATTGACATTTTGGACCTAATAATCCTTAGATGTGGGGGACTGTCCTGTATGTTACAGGACATTTAGCATCATCCCTGgactccacccactagatgccattAGCAGCCCGTCTCCCTAGTGTGGCCACCAAAAATGTCTTTGAGTATCATCAAATGACCTCTTGTGGGCAAAATTGTCCACTCCTCCCAAAAGAGAACCATTGGTATAGATATAAAGAAAGAGGTCTCCTGGAGAacctttgttgatattttcatctTAAGAAATAGCAATTAAGCATTATAAAAAAAACTGTCGCAGGGTGCACAAGTTGGAGGAGACATTGGTTGATGGAAGGGAAGCATTTAAGGGGAACATGTTCCTCTTACACACACAGTAAATCTCTCCTATGCTAGTTATTCTTTCCATATCACATCTGGGCAACTCAAAGATCTATCACCCTTCCAATCCTCCTCCAGATGTACAGGAAGAGATTAAAAGTTGACAGATTTCCAGCCTTCTGTCAGTGACTTCTTATGATGCTAGGTTCGTTTTTTTGGCCACAGTCCCCCAGTTTTTCTTTTACAAGTTCTGGGCCAAAGCCACTAAATCACATGTTACATGTAGAATACTCTGAGTTAGGCACTTCTGTTTAAGCCAGGAATATCAACCTGACGATATTTTGAATACTTTTGCCATAGAACTTCAGCCTTGAGGTATAATTGATTGATCTTAGGGTATGTCTACTAAATTGACCTTTTCAAATGCTAAAACAATATGGCCCTCAAAGAGTTCCATTTTTCTCATCAaccaataaaattcaaaataatgagaaaaaaactgCATTCACTATTACGATTTTCTTATAGTTCCTTTGTTATTTTATGATCTTCAAATCATTTAAACTAGAAAAATtgcccttttttccccctcaacaaTATCAGGCCATGCCAGAAATGGCCCTTCTTGCTTTTAAGTGACAAGTGCCACAAGTTTACTtgggagagaagatggagaaggaTTATTATTGAAGCTATTTTACAATATCTCAAAACATTAAGCACGATGCTTTGTTTGCTGGTCTTTCAAACTGGCTGGAATGAATGTTTCAGGAAATGAAGGAAGTTTGTTTGTTATTTAACTCTATGTGAAGAAACTGAGCCAAGAGGTTAGGTCACTTCCAATGGCATATAGCTAATAAATAGCAGAGGTGGGACCATACAAAAGTAGAAGCACATACCTTGAACTGTTAATGATGGTTATATAGGTCAGGGAGAGCTGAGGTTGTGGAGAGCTCAGCCTTTCTATGTCGAGTGCTTAGATGACATTTGATTTACATCATCTGTTTCAGCCTCCAACCTGAGGTCAGATTATATCATGTATATTATTCCATAGTTTAGTATTTTTACAAGTTCTGATGTAATGCATGttcattacttttaaaacatcaaatataACTAGGATTGAGAGGTTTGACTacttaaaaataccaaaatattacCTCTGACAAAAAGATCAGTATCCTAATGAGATGTACAAAACCATAATTCATAAGAACTATAAACagc
This genomic interval carries:
- the DPM1 gene encoding dolichol-phosphate mannosyltransferase subunit 1 isoform X2 encodes the protein MASEEASGSLRRSRREPEGRVPRQDKYSVLLPTYNERENLPLIVWLLVKSFSESGISYEIIIIDDGSPDGTRDVAEQLEKIYGSDKILLRPREKKLGLGTAYIHGMKHATGNYIIIMDADLSHHPKFIPEFIRKQKEGNFDIVSGTRYKGSGGVYGWDLKRKIIRFC
- the MOCS3 gene encoding adenylyltransferase and sulfurtransferase MOCS3; this encodes MLFRTTSGRGAMASREEVLALQAQVAQREEELSFLKQKLAAAILAEQEPERLVSVSPLPPKASLSRDEILRYSRQLVLPELGVQGQLRLAAASVLVVGCGGLGCPLAQYLAAAGVGRLGLVDYDVVEMSNLARQVLHGEALAGQAKVFSAAASLRRLNSAVECVPYAEALTPATALDLVRRYDVVADCSDNVPTRYLVNDACVLAGRPLVSASALRFEGQITVYHYDGGPCYRCVFPQPPPAETVTNCADGGVLGVVTGVLGCLQALEVLKIAAGLGPSYSGSLLIFDALRGHFRCIQLRGRRPDCAACGERPTVTALQDYEAFCGSSATDKCRSLRLLSPEERVSVTDYKRLLDSGSPHLLLDVRPQVEVDICRLPHALHIPLKRLERRDAESLELLGEAIREGKQGTQEGAAFPVYVICKLGNDSQKAVKILQSLTAVQELESYTVQDVVGGLMAWAAKIDGTFPQY